GTGGGAGTGATCCTGCGTCCGGCATAGACCGGTACGTCTCGCAGAAAAAGCCCAAAGCCCGCGTAATTGCGGGCTTTGGGCTTTTTGAATCTGGCAAATTCTGGCAGCTTTATGCATCTCCAAGCATGGGTGCAGTATGCACGGGATAAGAGCTTCATCTAATGCCATGCTGATCTCAGGCTCTATACCTACTCGGAAATTCCTGCAGGATACAGGAGCGGTATATGACTACACAGATTGCTACCAAACAAGGGGCTGCAGTTACTTTTGCTTGGGGCTACGATGAATAGTAGAGAACAGATGTGTGAGCAAGCCCTCATTCGTGTTCTCGATAGCCTCTATCCTGATGGGGATCAGCAGCTAAGCTCATTTGTAGTTAGCATACCAGGTAGGCCGGTAACGAATTTTGGGCTTGTTGCCACTATATTCGTCAGGGAGCGTAAATATATCGAGGCTCTGATTTTTCTTAGGCGAAATGGAGCGCGTCACCTTCGAGATATCTCGATCGGTTCGCTATGGTCGATCGTTACCAACTTTGTGACAGAACACTACTACTACATATCTAATGGGCGGCTAAATTTAAATTCAGGCGTTTCTTTGGCTAAGCAAATCTCCCCTGAAGGGATAGCAGTACTATCTAAGGCGTTATTTCGCTCTTCGCTTTTTAGTGTAATTAACAAAATCACCCTCTACCCGCTAGTTACAGTTAAGGTCGAGAATGGATTTCAATCCCGCCACTTCGCGTTTATAGGCTCGGATGGATTAGCCGCAGCTCTTGAGGTCTTTGGGGCTCGTCATTCGTCGTTGATCCCTGCCCAATTTCCGCCATTTTTGCACTTGCAACAGTATGGGGAGCCAACCGGGAACTGGTTATGCATCAGCTCTCCTGATTCGTTAATTGCCCGCAAGCTCGCATGTGCGACTTTGGGCGCTCTCGCACTTACACCTATTAGGAGAGAGCGATATCTGCAAACCGGGCGATCAGTTCACGGCGGTTATTGCACGGTGGCGAACGGAGTTGTTTCGTATACCGCGGGAACCGCGCCGATGACGCCACGGATATCTAGCGACATCGTTCTCACACAAGCTGATCACACCTGGTTAGAGATTCTCAGTACGTTGTTCGATCATGAGGAGCATGCGCAAAGGTCGCATGTGCGGGCTCTCGAATACTTTCATCGCGCTTGGTTCGACGAATCTAGGGAACGCTTTCCCACCCTATGTATGGCGTTGGACTCTTTAGTTGGAGCACAGACTGGCCACACCAAGGCAGCAGTGGATTTTGTCGTATCTACACTCGGTGAGCCAGTTGATCAAGATAGACTGCGCATGCTTCTGAAGCTTCGTGGCGCAGTCGTCCATGGCGCTGCTCCTGACGTTTATGAGTCGCAGTTCTATGACGCCTACTACGCCCAGTACTTAGTGGATCCGATCTGTGATTTAGAGTTGGTTGTAGCGAGGTGTCTAAGACAAGAGATTTTTCAGGGTAAGCTGCACGCGCACCCAGATCCGCATGCTGAGATAATTACGCGTGCGCAGGAGTCGGGGCGACTTCCTCGTAACATGCGCGGAAGGTCGATCATTGCAGACGATTAATTAAATTACTGGATAGGCGAGCGCTGTCAAGGACTCCAAAGCCAGCGGCCGGCGGTGGTTCTTCGCCCATGGCCAACGTGCGTTCGTAAAAATCGAGCCTTGGTTAATTGCTCAGTAGAGGGTGACTCATATTTTTATAAACCAAGTTAATTGAAATAACCACTCTTGCTAGAGTCGGGCCTGCCAATATCGGTGAAAACCGGCTAGAGAGAAAAAAATCGCCGTAACCCGTATACTTAACGTTAGGATGATTTGATCAGTGGATTTTTGGCTAAAATAAATCTATCCCCTTTTTTATTGAGTCGGCGCCCAGCAGGTGTGCCGACTCAAGATCAATTAACTTAAAATGGGATATCCGGGGCAGGATCATCTGGCCCTGCCGAGTATTGATTGGGAGCCTGCGCTGCGGCAGGCATCATCGCAGCTGCTATAGCGCCCCTTAATTCGACGGCATCGTCATTTTTAGGCGTACCAACAACCACGTTAAACGTCTCTGCTCCGGCTGCAGCATCGCCAAGATTGGCTATCAAATTTTCACCTTCTGGCTCAACGTCAACTGGATCTAAATCGATGAAGTTACGGCCCATCATCATTTTATAATGAGGCATATGATCCATAACTTTGAATATTTTGAAAAAAATCCTCATGTAGTTGTGCGCCATGCCATCGCTTATGGCTACGTAAAGCTCGTCTGGCGAATAGTGGGAGCCATCGTTTACCCAGCTGATCAAGGACTGGCACTGAACTTTTTCCTGCCCTTCAAACTTTCCAATTATGACGCTCGTATCTGTATTTCCCAGGATTTTGAAGTAATTTTCCAATATTCTGCGCATTGTGTTCTGAATGGTAAGTGCAGGTAATGGATTTTTCGTCAGCTCCGCCCAAAGAAGCTGGTAGGAGGTTTTAATTGGGTTCGTCTCAAACCCTTCAATTCTCGAAAAACAATCCGGTTTTCGTACTATCCAAAATGTTTCATCCTTTATGGGATTATCGCCAGCCCTTTGAGGGTTAAACGTGATTTCTTTGTGAAAGTGCACATTATGGGTCAGGATAAAGACCTGCTTGATGTTGTTCCCCTTCTGGCGAGCGTCGTGAAAGAGTTTTTTGATTAAACTACTCACAATGAATAGCACGTCGCTATCCAGGCTTGAAACTGGGTCATCAATGACGACAATTCGATCAGTATTGATACCCGAGGTCGTTATGCTTCCCCTCAGCAAATGATAGAAATACAGGAAGGTAACGAAGGTCTTTTCGCCTTCACTGAGCGTTGCCTTAGCATCAGTTCCATCGCTTCTAATCAGTCGATATGAATTATCGGTACATGCAGTATCTAGGGAGAAGCTTCGAAAGCCGAAGTCCTTGAGTATTTTGTTTATCGCAATTACGGTAGGCCTTACGCTTGTCAGCGAAGTTTCGATCTTTGCAATTTCCGCGTCAGCTATAGAGATGTCTAATTCTGCTTTTTCCAAGCTTGCGCTAATGCCAAAAATTGCTTTGCTAATACGATTAATATCATTGGTGTAGTCAGTGAGAGTGTCTTTAAGCTCAACGTCGAGAAGATACCGCCAAACCGAGCCTGTTAACCTTTTTTGTTCGACGGAGAAGTCTGAAACAAGGCGATTATGCTCAGAGACCTTTAGGTTGGCTGAATTGATTAGCTCAGAAATTTTTTGTGGAACTTCAGCAAGATCTTCCAGCGCTACATCGATACTTGGACTAGCCACTTTTTGATCAATGCGCTGTCTGTTTACCAATATGATTGCATTTAGGGCGTGTAATTCAGCCTCAAGTTTTTCTTTGTCTAAATGCTTGCAGTCCGTGGTCAGGAGTGTCTGAGCTTGGGCTAACAGTGTATCTGCTGTTGACCAATAAGTATCGCGAAACTGCGATAGAGCTCTAGTGTCAGCCTCAAATGTTTCGTCGAAGTAATCTTCAAGCCTCTTCTCGAAATCATGAGGCAATTGCTGTTGGCAGAAAGGGCAGTCATTATCTGTATGGCCCAGATACCTCGTACCTTGCCTAATCCAGTCACTGTTTCCTAAGTGCTGGATCATCGCAGATACACTGACATCCTCTTTGCCAACCACTTTTTTGCTGAGCACAGGATTTTGTTCAAGCCCTACCAAACGAGACAGATCAAGGCTAGGAACAGTAGTCATTGGTGATGGTGCGTCACGATAGAGAACGTCTGCGCGTTTGCGCAAGTCTTCTAATTCAGCCAGCTGCGATGTATTATCTTTGTACTCCTGCAAGACCCTATTCTTGAAGGCTTCTTTATTGTTTCTCAGGCCTGTAAAAGCTATTTGAAAATCATTGTCGTGTTTCTGTTTTTGCTCCCAGCACCGTGTTAATAGCTTTGCTTCCAGCGCTTTTTTTTCGCCGATCTTGCCGCTTTCGCCATCGAGACCTTTTAGGTTTTCTTGTGCTCTAGTTTTGACCTGTTCGTAACCGCGTCTTTCTCTCTGAAGCGCCTCTAAACGATCAAGCTGCGCCTTCTCGGTTTTTCCCAGCGTGAAAACACCCTTGAACTGCTTCGAATCAGTGAAGTTCGCAGCGATGAAGTCGTTGTTATAGACCATGGCAGGGATCGGATTGCCCTTTGCCCAGGTGACCTTGGAGGCGGCTGATAGTGCTGGCTCGTCTATAAGCCTGCTGATCGTTGTTTTGCCTGCTCCATTTGCACCGTAGAAATAATTAACAGTCTTCAGGTTTTGAATCGTTTCGGGGGTTACGGAGCTGTAGGTCGCTATGCCGGAAAGGGTGATCGATTCAATCATGTCTCTCATCCATGGGAGGGAAATAGGGGAGCAAGCCAAAGGGTGGTGCTAATGCCGCACCCTCACCCTGGAATCCAGAGCAGGAAATGGCATTTTGAGGTCTCAGCATAGACCACTACACCAGCTCGTGAAGCCGGTCGCGCTTGAGAATAGCATCGCGAGCCCGGAGTAGTGATCTTCTATGTTTATCCGTCGCTCTGGGGAGTGGTTAAGCGCGTCCTACGATCCCGGCCACAGTTAACCGCCGTGCATCTCCTCAAATTGCGCATCATCGAAAAGGGAGCATATTTATTTTTCGACCGCTGTCCGCTTATGGCAGGTTTCTGCCAGTCGTGAAGGGTAGTACCCTCCAGAATCGGACAATCTTTTTCGTAGCCTGAGAAGGCTGCTCTTTAGGCTTGAGGGCAACTACGAACTAGGCCGGTTGACGGATTAGGATTGCCGCCGGGATATGGCCGCAAGCTCACCTTGGCCTCTCAACAAATCAAACCTCCAACACCTTCTCCAAATGCTCCCCCTCCAACCAACCCCTAATCTCACTCGCCCGCATAGGCTTGGCGAATAGATAGCCCTGGGCCCTGGCGCCGCCGAGGTTTTTCAGGGCGTCGAGTTCGGCGACGGTCTCTACGCCTTCCACGATGCATTCCAACTCCATGTCCTGGCACAGGGCGATCAGTGACCTGACGATCTTCACGCTGGCCGGGTCGAGGTGGAGGTTGGTGACGAAGGTGCGGTCCACCTTGAGTTTGGTCAGCGATAGCGCGTGGATCTGGCTCAGGCTGGAATAGCCGGTGCCGAAGTCGTCGAGGGAGATGCCGCAGCCCAGTTCGCGAAAGCGGCTGATGGCGCGTTGGGTCTGGGGCAGGTCCTGGATGGCGGCGGTTTCGGTGATTTCCAGATCGAGGCAGGCCGGGTCGAAACGGCTGTTCTTGATCAGCTCGACGATCTGCTGGGCGGCGTCCTCCGAGCCACAGTCGTGGGCGGACAGGTTGAAGGCCAGGCGGATACCCGCCGGCCAGCGTGCGGCGGCGTTCAGGGCCTTGTTCAGCAAGGGGAGGGTGAGGCGATTGACCATGCCGATGCGCTCGGCAATGGGGATGAAATCATCCGGCGGTACGTGGCCCAACTCTGGGCTTTCCCAGCGGGCCAGGGCTTCGAAGGCCACGGTTCTCTTGCTGTGAAGGTCCACGATGGGCTGGAACACCATGTAGAACTCCCGCTCCAGATCGGCGCGGCGCAGGGCCTGTTCGGTCAGCCCGTCGCGGCTGAGCTGCTGGCGGTGAGTGGTACTGAACAGGCAGGCCGTGCCGGGGCGGTGACGCTTGCTCTGGTACAGGGCGTAGTCGGCGTATTCATAGACGTCCGTGGCGGAGGATGCCTGGTCCGGGAAGGTCGCGATGCCCAGAGATCCGCTGATCTGAATGGGGATGTCCACCAGCAGGAAGGGCTCGCGCAGGCTGGCGCAGATGTCTTCGCCAAACGCGCGCAACTGATTGTCACTCATGGCCTTGGTGATGATCAGGCTGAATTCGTCGCCGCCCAGTCGGGCCAGGTGCACTTCGTCGTCGAGCAGCCCGGCCAGGCGCTGGCCCACCTGATAGAGCAGCCGGTCACCCACGCTATGGCCATAGAGGTCGTTGACCGGCTTGAAGCCATCCAGGTCGATGAGCCCCACGGCCAGGCGAGTCTCCTGCTCGCGGGCGCGGGCCAGCAGCGTATCGAGGCGGGAAAAGAATTGCCGCCGATTGGCCAACCCGGTCAGGCTGTCCTGATTGGCCAGCTTGAGGTTTTCCTCGCTGAGTTTTGCCGTCTGCGCCTGCATGTTCACCAGCCGGGTGAAGTCG
The window above is part of the Pseudomonas oryzihabitans genome. Proteins encoded here:
- a CDS encoding AAA family ATPase codes for the protein MIESITLSGIATYSSVTPETIQNLKTVNYFYGANGAGKTTISRLIDEPALSAASKVTWAKGNPIPAMVYNNDFIAANFTDSKQFKGVFTLGKTEKAQLDRLEALQRERRGYEQVKTRAQENLKGLDGESGKIGEKKALEAKLLTRCWEQKQKHDNDFQIAFTGLRNNKEAFKNRVLQEYKDNTSQLAELEDLRKRADVLYRDAPSPMTTVPSLDLSRLVGLEQNPVLSKKVVGKEDVSVSAMIQHLGNSDWIRQGTRYLGHTDNDCPFCQQQLPHDFEKRLEDYFDETFEADTRALSQFRDTYWSTADTLLAQAQTLLTTDCKHLDKEKLEAELHALNAIILVNRQRIDQKVASPSIDVALEDLAEVPQKISELINSANLKVSEHNRLVSDFSVEQKRLTGSVWRYLLDVELKDTLTDYTNDINRISKAIFGISASLEKAELDISIADAEIAKIETSLTSVRPTVIAINKILKDFGFRSFSLDTACTDNSYRLIRSDGTDAKATLSEGEKTFVTFLYFYHLLRGSITTSGINTDRIVVIDDPVSSLDSDVLFIVSSLIKKLFHDARQKGNNIKQVFILTHNVHFHKEITFNPQRAGDNPIKDETFWIVRKPDCFSRIEGFETNPIKTSYQLLWAELTKNPLPALTIQNTMRRILENYFKILGNTDTSVIIGKFEGQEKVQCQSLISWVNDGSHYSPDELYVAISDGMAHNYMRIFFKIFKVMDHMPHYKMMMGRNFIDLDPVDVEPEGENLIANLGDAAAGAETFNVVVGTPKNDDAVELRGAIAAAMMPAAAQAPNQYSAGPDDPAPDIPF
- a CDS encoding putative bifunctional diguanylate cyclase/phosphodiesterase; this translates as MKRTLLGVRALLSVPQDNPGLVKAQYTALARQLPMMYFILLSNTLMLASTHLKLAPRWLVVYCPLIMTLFGVIRAAEWLRTRHQTRSPAQMLTALKRTNRLAPLMAMAFTAWSLALFPYGDSYSQAYVAFYMAITVIGCTFCMMHLLPAALATAVVVNTAFVVFFASTQIITFVATAIDVLLVSIAMLVILKAQYTDFTRLVNMQAQTAKLSEENLKLANQDSLTGLANRRQFFSRLDTLLARAREQETRLAVGLIDLDGFKPVNDLYGHSVGDRLLYQVGQRLAGLLDDEVHLARLGGDEFSLIITKAMSDNQLRAFGEDICASLREPFLLVDIPIQISGSLGIATFPDQASSATDVYEYADYALYQSKRHRPGTACLFSTTHRQQLSRDGLTEQALRRADLEREFYMVFQPIVDLHSKRTVAFEALARWESPELGHVPPDDFIPIAERIGMVNRLTLPLLNKALNAAARWPAGIRLAFNLSAHDCGSEDAAQQIVELIKNSRFDPACLDLEITETAAIQDLPQTQRAISRFRELGCGISLDDFGTGYSSLSQIHALSLTKLKVDRTFVTNLHLDPASVKIVRSLIALCQDMELECIVEGVETVAELDALKNLGGARAQGYLFAKPMRASEIRGWLEGEHLEKVLEV